A genomic window from Diospyros lotus cultivar Yz01 chromosome 2, ASM1463336v1, whole genome shotgun sequence includes:
- the LOC127795361 gene encoding protein ELF4-LIKE 3-like: MNKSVIEMEGDIYPGTGNGIQVDGKVLQTFQKGFVQVQNILDQNRLLINEINQNHESKIPDNLSRNVGLIRELNNNIRRVVDLYAGLSSSVAKSREDSSEGDSGKSGQKRIRSG, from the coding sequence ATGAACAAGAGTGTGATTGAAATGGAAGGTGACATATATCCAGGCACTGGCAATGGTATCCAAGTAGATGGCAAGGTGTTGCAGACCTTTCAGAAGGGCTTTGTGCAGGTTCAGAACATTCTGGACCAGAACAGGCTGCTGATCAATGAGATTAACCAGAACCATGAGTCCAAGATCCCTGACAATCTATCCCGAAATGTTGGTCTAATTAGAGAGCTTAACAACAACATTAGAAGGGTGGTTGATCTTTACGCAGGCCTATCCAGCTCTGTTGCCAAATCCAGGGAAGATTCCTCTGAAGGGGACTCAGGCAAGAGTGGTCAAAAGAGAATAAGGTCTGGTTAA